One segment of Anopheles stephensi strain Indian chromosome 3, UCI_ANSTEP_V1.0, whole genome shotgun sequence DNA contains the following:
- the LOC118508898 gene encoding uncharacterized protein LOC118508898 isoform X1, with product MDVESDGSERWEDFFGSSTDIGPSVLGYLDTLANNFSEEAKQLVESSNNKPQPSAALAATASVLPLKRVAHAIHKHDPFAATVFSSSSSGSVQSQRTDCVVAPAGEATPRSNNVFRSTPPASSDLVSTGRAKKFSDKFFSLVSPNVQRMVSHTTADTSEHSGSVAPPPQPFVRNHVQSASFSASSRKPSSAKHTPANNVPVHVNHHKQQLPLSKNIAKLTHVNSSESIELLIESSRPRPSYLHNRREKSGSEDTTPRAAMEEVAPTSETVVVDGNGNIASEKLEELQNVSALQLKIRSLTVDLEKGDRTEEQVSADGSADGNPPSAPETPDTLTDMSVALRNEANMEDAFVENCADLSEHRNTVVEACNYYPNLGRDVPYGSDDRRTLADARAKLLDSNKHCKVSVPNSPMLSTRGKSIENTTSTSTPSLDTTYSGSPYSSKASLLIPPNTPVLSSRPLSASSICSYSSSASSTGSEHHLPGGKGGSAPGSYQASVESLADHSEPEQNKCLGELGPGISVVAGMTMCERAVREIIDSESSYVKDLGQVIRGYLEDWKERACLKHDQLKVLFSNIQEIYDFNFKLLNRLREAKGDPVTISNCFIDLHAEFSCYTTYCTRYPEAISLLTTLLQATHTNALLVSTQKMLKHTLPLGSYLLKPVQRILKYHLLLDNLRKHCSDQQVALAHELMKKVAHNIDQVKTKLDQARLVKELAGILDGWLGPDLSVLGDLLHEGRLMEHTKPRIVLLFETMLIIAKPKEDKRLQFRAYIPCKNLMLVEHLPGEPASFRVIPFDDPKGALQLTTRNREEKRLWTQQIKQAMLQHYSDIPTRAKELVLQLGDEDERFTDKQYWKRPANNSPVPEYLERRQQFRRSEMRMRSKKNLLKKDAAPTPVNGLLSTPSFRSYSSDLENVPVAPTPSPHHEASALEDCKCDAVKRQLQEEMKTRPVGVDAAAAPKSSPPPKPVRSRSETRCGPADDEEERLLKSLYERRKLSAPTKRGTKVKESFASIRSYNSTMIPKRISEMRKRRPKTVTSSSTFYTDLEVSSETTAPTDQEAPEPSHDGKQEEALESDAKESAVVGEGRQSVTSSSAAPADGEGNEYKKDSEIISQLILDVEQFNKVLNKPVAKKKSFDASSCTRPTGLLNPDRKPEPPNTEPPCDEEVGMDDAPGDGNSTSHSAESEPIYESLLRNVHVPYKYAPAALAARHSLPCGEGGNCNGLVATSTVGGTVAFQKTADDLLVRRTRPESDYVTLAYSELGLLESIVEADARSLQVKSSAQHKTPQLLRNSDTNISYHRDTGSHGKESDEEGKPASPAVRSSPTSGCPAGGVVGLPEETTSLKQAFLERQGSLSMKSTAQKSILQRFISLHSTSSSIVASSSSSQLGSEGNLLHPLQRKLSEPNGGGSMGHIYKQGSIDLGSRIANLDYADPKTLFFPPSSTAGSTAALSTGTNQNVLINRVSMQSVSMGHGHGNNDQQRDSVLASSSSNDSVCEEMSATGPPGYDDDENCCFYERTVEECLEHDFRDSAVYSGDDNERQRGTSGAVDDQHLYETLSPVASPRTKRRPNTDDHRPVVTGGEVHQRMSGPPPPIPVKPAHLGQCKRQHPAAIMTNSSATAAPAAASTKPANSRGWVLQQVRRFQ from the exons GAAGCAGCACCGACATCGGCCCATCGGTACTGGGTTACTTGGACACTCTGGCCAATAACTTCAGCGAAGAAGCTAAACAACTAGTCGAATCATCCAACAACAAACCGCAACCCTCGGCCGCACTGGCAGCAACGGCGTCCGTGCTTCCACTGAAAAGGGTTGCTCATGCGATCCACAAGCACGATCCATTCGCCGCGACCGtgtttagcagcagcagcagcggtagtGTGCAATCGCAGCGAACTGATTGTGTGGTTGCTCCAGCTGGTGAAGCCACTCCCCGCAGCAACAACGTATTCAGGTCAACTCCACCAGCCAGTTCCGATTTGGTGAGCACGGGAAGGGCTAAAAAGTTCTCCGATAAGTTCTTCAGTTTGGTGTCACCAAATGTGCAACGCATGGTGTCCCACACGACTGCGGACACGAGCGAACACAGTGGATCTGTAGCACCGCCACCACAACCCTTCGTACGCAACCATGTCCAGTCTGCCTCGTTCAGCGCCTCTAGTCGAAAGCCTTCCTCCGCTAAACACACGCCGGCCAATAACGTACCAGTGCATGTAAATCATCACAAGCAGCAGCTACCCTTGTCGAAAAACATTGCCAAGCTTACGCATGTGAACAGCAGTGAGTCGATCGAACTCTTGATTGAATCCTCCCGGCCGAGGCCTTCCTACCTCCACAACCGGAGGGAAAAGTCCGGCTCGGAAGATACTACCCCAAGGGCAGCAATGGAAGAGGTGGCGCCGACCAGTGAAACTGTTGTGGTGGATGGTAATGGAAACATAGCGAGTGAAAAGCTGGAAGAGCTACAGAACGTGTCCGCGCTGCAGCTAAAAATACGATCACTTACGGTAGACTTAGAAAAGGGCGATCGCACGGAGGAGCAAGTGTCTGCCGATGGATCAGCGGACGGTAATCCGCCGTCCGCTCCCGAAACCCCAGACACGCTGACGGATATGAGTGTGGCGTTGAGAAATGAAGCCAACATGGAGGACGCATTTGTAGAGAATTGTGCCGACCTGTCCGAGCATCGGAATACGGTGGTCGAGGCGTGCAATTACTATCCTAACCTTGGACGAGATGTTCCGTACGGTTCGGACGATCGACGGACGTTAGCCGATGCGCGGGCCAAGCTGCTCGATAGTAACAAACACTGTAAGGTGTCCGTTCCTAACTCACCCATGCTGTCGACACGCGGCAAGTCAATAGAAAACACCACGTCCACCTCGACGCCCAGTTTGGATACGACGTATAGTGGATCGCCTTACTCGAGCAAAGCGTCCCTGCTGATTCCACCGAATACACCAGTGCTTAGCTCACGGCCACTGTCCGCTTCGTCGATCTGTTCCTACTCATCCAGTGCCAGCTCGACCGGTTCGGAGCACCATCTCCCGGGTGGAAAAGGCGGGAGTGCACCGGGCTCGTATCAGGCCAGTGTGGAGAGTTTGGCTGACCACAGCGAACCCGAGCAGAACAAGTGCCTCGGTGAGCTAGGGCCGGGCATTAGCGTTGTCGCCGGTATGACGATGTGCGAACGCGCTGTACGAGAAATTATCGATTCCGAGAGCAGCTACGTCAAGGATCTTGGACAAGTTATCAGAGG CTATCTAGAGGACTGGAAAGAACGAGCCTGCCTGAAACACGATCAACTGAAGGTTCTGTTTAGCAACATTCAGGAAATTTATGATTTCAACTTTAAGCTACTTAACCGACTTCGCGAAGCCAAGGGTGATCCGGTTACAATTTCCAACTGCTTCATCGATCTCCACGCGGAATTCAGCTGCTACACAACGTACTG CACCCGCTATCCGGAAGCCATTTCGCTATTAACGACGCTGCTACAGGCTACGCACACCAACGCGCTGCTTGTGTCCACACAGAAAATGTTGAAGCACACACTCCCGCTCGGATCTTACCTGCTGAAACCGGTGCAGCGGATTCTAAAGTATCATCTACTGCTCGAC AATCTGCGCAAACACTGCAGCGATCAGCAAGTGGCGTTGGCCCACGAGCTGATGAAGAAGGTCGCGCACAACATCGATCAGGTGAAGACAAAGCTGGATCAGGCGAGGCTTGTGAAGGAGCTGGCGGGCATACTGGACGGTTGGCTCGGGCCCGACCTGTCCGTGCTGGGTGATCTGTTACACGAGGGCCGGTTGATGGAACACACCAAGCCGCGCATTGTGCTGCTCTTCGAAACCATGCTCATCATAGCGAAACCAAAGGAGGACAAAAGACTTCAATTCCGTGCCTACATCCCG TGCAAAAATTTAATGCTGGTGGAGCATCTTCCGGGCGAACCGGCCAGCTTTCGGGTGATCCCGTTCGATGATCCCAAGGGTGCGCTGCAGCTTACGACACGCAATCGCGAGGAGAAGCGTCTCTGGACGCAACAGATCAAGCAAGCGATGCTGCAACACTACTCCGACATACCAACCAGAGCGAAAGAATTGGTCCTGCAGCTCGGCGATGAAGATG AACGTTTCACAGATAAACAGTACTGGAAGCGACCAGCAAACAACTCACCCGTTCCGGAATACCTCGAACGTCGTCAGCAGTTTCGTCGGAGTGAGATGCGCATGAGATCGAAGAAAAATCTTCTCAAAAAGGATGCTGCCCCAACGCCCGTCAATGGGTTGCTGTCCACGCCATCGTTCCGATCGTATTCCAGCGATCTGGAGAATGTACCGGTAGCTCCTACGCCCAGCCCACACCACGAGGCGTCAGCGCTGGAAGATTGTAAATGTGATGCTGTGAAGCGACAGCTGCAGGAAGAAATGAAAACTCGACCTGTTGGAGTAGATGCAGCGGCAGCGCCGAAATCGTCTCCACCTCCAAAACCCGTTCGAAGCCGTTCCGAGACGCGATGCGGACCTGCCGATGACGAGGAGGAACGATTGCTGAAGTCTCTGTACGAGCGGCGGAAGCTGTCGGCACCAACAAAGCGTGGAACGAAGGTAAAGGAGAGCTTTGCCAGCATTCGGTCGTACAACAGCACCATGATACCGAAGCGGATAAGCGAAATGAGGAAACGGCGACCGAAAACTGTAACGAGCAGCTCTACGTTCTATACAGATCTAGAGGTTAGCAGTGAAACGACCGCCCCGACGGACCAAGAAGCACCAGAACCTTCGCACGATGGCAAGCAGGAGGAAGCATTGGAGAGCGATGCAAAGGAATCCGCCGTTGTCGGTGAAGGGCGTCAATCCGTCACCTCGTCGTCTGCAGCGCCAGCTGATGGAGAGGGCAATGAATACAAAAAGGATTCGGAAATCATATCGCAACTCATCCTGGATGTCGAGCAGTTCAATAAGGTCCTGAACAAACCGGTGGCGAAAAAGAAGTCCTTCGATGCGTCCAGCTGTACCCGTCCGACGGGACTGTTAAATCCTGACCGGAAGCCTGAGCCTCCCAATACGGAACCCCCTTGCGATGAAGAAGTGGGCATGGATGATGCGCCCGGCGATGGAAACAGTACCTCCCACAGTGCCGAGTCGGAACCGATCTATGAATCGCTACTCCGTAACGTACACGTGCCGTACAAGTACGCTCCGGCGGCTTTGGCGGCCAGACATTCGCTGCCGTGTGGCGAAGGTGGTAACTGTAACGGTTTGGTGGCTACCAGCACTGTCGGTGGGACAGTTGCTTTCCAAAAAACTGCCGATGATCTCCTAGTGAGAAGAACGCGCCCAGAATCGGACTACGTCACCTTGGCGTACTCGGAGCTCGGTCTGCTAGAGAGTATCGTGGAAGCGGACGCAAGAAGCTTGCAGGTGAAATCATCCGcccaacacaaaacaccacaGCTGCTCCGGAACAGTGACACCAACATAAGCTACCATCGGGACACAGGTAGCCACGGGAAGGAATCGGACGAGGAGGGAAAACCAGCTTCGCCGGCAGTTCGCAGTTCACCGACCTCCGGTTGCCCCGCGGGTGGCGTTGTTGGACTGCCGGAAGAAACCACCTCCCTGAAGCAAGCGTTCCTCGAACGACAGGGCAGTCTGAGCATGAAGTCGACGGCACAGAAAAGCATCCTGCAGCGATTCATCTCGCTTCACTCGACCTCCTCGTCCATCGTGGCATCGTCCAGCTCGTCGCAGCTGGGCAGCGAAGGCAATCTGCTTCATCCGTTGCAGCGCAAACTGTCCGAACCGAACGGTGGCGGATCGATGGGTCACATCTACAAACAGGGCAGTATTGATCTGGGATCACGCATCGCGAATCTGGACTATGCCGATCCAAAGACACTTTTCTTTCCACCTTCGTCGACAGCCGGTTCCACTGCGGCCCTTTCGACCGGCACCAACCAGAATGTTCTCATCAACCGAGTATCGATGCAGTCGGTTTCGATGGGCCATGGGCACGGGAACAACGATCAGCAGCGGGACTCGGTGCTGGCATCCAGTTCCTCCAATGATAGCGTGTGTGAAGAAATGAGCGCCACAGGCCCACCGGGGTACGATGATGACGAGAACTGCTGCTTCTACGAGCGAACCGTAGAGGAATGTCTCGAGCACGATTTCCGCGATTCGGCCGTCTACAGCGGCGATGACAACGAACGTCAACGGGGAACCAGCGGAGCGGTTGACGACCAACACCTGTACGAGACCCTTTCGCCAGTCGCTTCACCACGTACCAAGCGAAGGCCCAACACTGACGATCATCGACCGGTGGTGACGGGCGGAGAGGTTCACCAACGGATGTCCGGTCCTCCACCACCGATCCCCGTCAAACCGGCGCATCTTGGACAATGCAAACGTCAACATCCGGCCGCCATAATGACGAACTCGAGTGCAACTGCAGCgccggcagcagcatcaacaaagCCGGCCAACAGCCGTGGTTGGGTACTGCAGCAGGTTCGTCGATTTCAGTAA
- the LOC118508898 gene encoding uncharacterized protein LOC118508898 isoform X2: MVSHTTADTSEHSGSVAPPPQPFVRNHVQSASFSASSRKPSSAKHTPANNVPVHVNHHKQQLPLSKNIAKLTHVNSSESIELLIESSRPRPSYLHNRREKSGSEDTTPRAAMEEVAPTSETVVVDGNGNIASEKLEELQNVSALQLKIRSLTVDLEKGDRTEEQVSADGSADGNPPSAPETPDTLTDMSVALRNEANMEDAFVENCADLSEHRNTVVEACNYYPNLGRDVPYGSDDRRTLADARAKLLDSNKHCKVSVPNSPMLSTRGKSIENTTSTSTPSLDTTYSGSPYSSKASLLIPPNTPVLSSRPLSASSICSYSSSASSTGSEHHLPGGKGGSAPGSYQASVESLADHSEPEQNKCLGELGPGISVVAGMTMCERAVREIIDSESSYVKDLGQVIRGYLEDWKERACLKHDQLKVLFSNIQEIYDFNFKLLNRLREAKGDPVTISNCFIDLHAEFSCYTTYCTRYPEAISLLTTLLQATHTNALLVSTQKMLKHTLPLGSYLLKPVQRILKYHLLLDNLRKHCSDQQVALAHELMKKVAHNIDQVKTKLDQARLVKELAGILDGWLGPDLSVLGDLLHEGRLMEHTKPRIVLLFETMLIIAKPKEDKRLQFRAYIPCKNLMLVEHLPGEPASFRVIPFDDPKGALQLTTRNREEKRLWTQQIKQAMLQHYSDIPTRAKELVLQLGDEDERFTDKQYWKRPANNSPVPEYLERRQQFRRSEMRMRSKKNLLKKDAAPTPVNGLLSTPSFRSYSSDLENVPVAPTPSPHHEASALEDCKCDAVKRQLQEEMKTRPVGVDAAAAPKSSPPPKPVRSRSETRCGPADDEEERLLKSLYERRKLSAPTKRGTKVKESFASIRSYNSTMIPKRISEMRKRRPKTVTSSSTFYTDLEVSSETTAPTDQEAPEPSHDGKQEEALESDAKESAVVGEGRQSVTSSSAAPADGEGNEYKKDSEIISQLILDVEQFNKVLNKPVAKKKSFDASSCTRPTGLLNPDRKPEPPNTEPPCDEEVGMDDAPGDGNSTSHSAESEPIYESLLRNVHVPYKYAPAALAARHSLPCGEGGNCNGLVATSTVGGTVAFQKTADDLLVRRTRPESDYVTLAYSELGLLESIVEADARSLQVKSSAQHKTPQLLRNSDTNISYHRDTGSHGKESDEEGKPASPAVRSSPTSGCPAGGVVGLPEETTSLKQAFLERQGSLSMKSTAQKSILQRFISLHSTSSSIVASSSSSQLGSEGNLLHPLQRKLSEPNGGGSMGHIYKQGSIDLGSRIANLDYADPKTLFFPPSSTAGSTAALSTGTNQNVLINRVSMQSVSMGHGHGNNDQQRDSVLASSSSNDSVCEEMSATGPPGYDDDENCCFYERTVEECLEHDFRDSAVYSGDDNERQRGTSGAVDDQHLYETLSPVASPRTKRRPNTDDHRPVVTGGEVHQRMSGPPPPIPVKPAHLGQCKRQHPAAIMTNSSATAAPAAASTKPANSRGWVLQQVRRFQ; this comes from the exons ATGGTGTCCCACACGACTGCGGACACGAGCGAACACAGTGGATCTGTAGCACCGCCACCACAACCCTTCGTACGCAACCATGTCCAGTCTGCCTCGTTCAGCGCCTCTAGTCGAAAGCCTTCCTCCGCTAAACACACGCCGGCCAATAACGTACCAGTGCATGTAAATCATCACAAGCAGCAGCTACCCTTGTCGAAAAACATTGCCAAGCTTACGCATGTGAACAGCAGTGAGTCGATCGAACTCTTGATTGAATCCTCCCGGCCGAGGCCTTCCTACCTCCACAACCGGAGGGAAAAGTCCGGCTCGGAAGATACTACCCCAAGGGCAGCAATGGAAGAGGTGGCGCCGACCAGTGAAACTGTTGTGGTGGATGGTAATGGAAACATAGCGAGTGAAAAGCTGGAAGAGCTACAGAACGTGTCCGCGCTGCAGCTAAAAATACGATCACTTACGGTAGACTTAGAAAAGGGCGATCGCACGGAGGAGCAAGTGTCTGCCGATGGATCAGCGGACGGTAATCCGCCGTCCGCTCCCGAAACCCCAGACACGCTGACGGATATGAGTGTGGCGTTGAGAAATGAAGCCAACATGGAGGACGCATTTGTAGAGAATTGTGCCGACCTGTCCGAGCATCGGAATACGGTGGTCGAGGCGTGCAATTACTATCCTAACCTTGGACGAGATGTTCCGTACGGTTCGGACGATCGACGGACGTTAGCCGATGCGCGGGCCAAGCTGCTCGATAGTAACAAACACTGTAAGGTGTCCGTTCCTAACTCACCCATGCTGTCGACACGCGGCAAGTCAATAGAAAACACCACGTCCACCTCGACGCCCAGTTTGGATACGACGTATAGTGGATCGCCTTACTCGAGCAAAGCGTCCCTGCTGATTCCACCGAATACACCAGTGCTTAGCTCACGGCCACTGTCCGCTTCGTCGATCTGTTCCTACTCATCCAGTGCCAGCTCGACCGGTTCGGAGCACCATCTCCCGGGTGGAAAAGGCGGGAGTGCACCGGGCTCGTATCAGGCCAGTGTGGAGAGTTTGGCTGACCACAGCGAACCCGAGCAGAACAAGTGCCTCGGTGAGCTAGGGCCGGGCATTAGCGTTGTCGCCGGTATGACGATGTGCGAACGCGCTGTACGAGAAATTATCGATTCCGAGAGCAGCTACGTCAAGGATCTTGGACAAGTTATCAGAGG CTATCTAGAGGACTGGAAAGAACGAGCCTGCCTGAAACACGATCAACTGAAGGTTCTGTTTAGCAACATTCAGGAAATTTATGATTTCAACTTTAAGCTACTTAACCGACTTCGCGAAGCCAAGGGTGATCCGGTTACAATTTCCAACTGCTTCATCGATCTCCACGCGGAATTCAGCTGCTACACAACGTACTG CACCCGCTATCCGGAAGCCATTTCGCTATTAACGACGCTGCTACAGGCTACGCACACCAACGCGCTGCTTGTGTCCACACAGAAAATGTTGAAGCACACACTCCCGCTCGGATCTTACCTGCTGAAACCGGTGCAGCGGATTCTAAAGTATCATCTACTGCTCGAC AATCTGCGCAAACACTGCAGCGATCAGCAAGTGGCGTTGGCCCACGAGCTGATGAAGAAGGTCGCGCACAACATCGATCAGGTGAAGACAAAGCTGGATCAGGCGAGGCTTGTGAAGGAGCTGGCGGGCATACTGGACGGTTGGCTCGGGCCCGACCTGTCCGTGCTGGGTGATCTGTTACACGAGGGCCGGTTGATGGAACACACCAAGCCGCGCATTGTGCTGCTCTTCGAAACCATGCTCATCATAGCGAAACCAAAGGAGGACAAAAGACTTCAATTCCGTGCCTACATCCCG TGCAAAAATTTAATGCTGGTGGAGCATCTTCCGGGCGAACCGGCCAGCTTTCGGGTGATCCCGTTCGATGATCCCAAGGGTGCGCTGCAGCTTACGACACGCAATCGCGAGGAGAAGCGTCTCTGGACGCAACAGATCAAGCAAGCGATGCTGCAACACTACTCCGACATACCAACCAGAGCGAAAGAATTGGTCCTGCAGCTCGGCGATGAAGATG AACGTTTCACAGATAAACAGTACTGGAAGCGACCAGCAAACAACTCACCCGTTCCGGAATACCTCGAACGTCGTCAGCAGTTTCGTCGGAGTGAGATGCGCATGAGATCGAAGAAAAATCTTCTCAAAAAGGATGCTGCCCCAACGCCCGTCAATGGGTTGCTGTCCACGCCATCGTTCCGATCGTATTCCAGCGATCTGGAGAATGTACCGGTAGCTCCTACGCCCAGCCCACACCACGAGGCGTCAGCGCTGGAAGATTGTAAATGTGATGCTGTGAAGCGACAGCTGCAGGAAGAAATGAAAACTCGACCTGTTGGAGTAGATGCAGCGGCAGCGCCGAAATCGTCTCCACCTCCAAAACCCGTTCGAAGCCGTTCCGAGACGCGATGCGGACCTGCCGATGACGAGGAGGAACGATTGCTGAAGTCTCTGTACGAGCGGCGGAAGCTGTCGGCACCAACAAAGCGTGGAACGAAGGTAAAGGAGAGCTTTGCCAGCATTCGGTCGTACAACAGCACCATGATACCGAAGCGGATAAGCGAAATGAGGAAACGGCGACCGAAAACTGTAACGAGCAGCTCTACGTTCTATACAGATCTAGAGGTTAGCAGTGAAACGACCGCCCCGACGGACCAAGAAGCACCAGAACCTTCGCACGATGGCAAGCAGGAGGAAGCATTGGAGAGCGATGCAAAGGAATCCGCCGTTGTCGGTGAAGGGCGTCAATCCGTCACCTCGTCGTCTGCAGCGCCAGCTGATGGAGAGGGCAATGAATACAAAAAGGATTCGGAAATCATATCGCAACTCATCCTGGATGTCGAGCAGTTCAATAAGGTCCTGAACAAACCGGTGGCGAAAAAGAAGTCCTTCGATGCGTCCAGCTGTACCCGTCCGACGGGACTGTTAAATCCTGACCGGAAGCCTGAGCCTCCCAATACGGAACCCCCTTGCGATGAAGAAGTGGGCATGGATGATGCGCCCGGCGATGGAAACAGTACCTCCCACAGTGCCGAGTCGGAACCGATCTATGAATCGCTACTCCGTAACGTACACGTGCCGTACAAGTACGCTCCGGCGGCTTTGGCGGCCAGACATTCGCTGCCGTGTGGCGAAGGTGGTAACTGTAACGGTTTGGTGGCTACCAGCACTGTCGGTGGGACAGTTGCTTTCCAAAAAACTGCCGATGATCTCCTAGTGAGAAGAACGCGCCCAGAATCGGACTACGTCACCTTGGCGTACTCGGAGCTCGGTCTGCTAGAGAGTATCGTGGAAGCGGACGCAAGAAGCTTGCAGGTGAAATCATCCGcccaacacaaaacaccacaGCTGCTCCGGAACAGTGACACCAACATAAGCTACCATCGGGACACAGGTAGCCACGGGAAGGAATCGGACGAGGAGGGAAAACCAGCTTCGCCGGCAGTTCGCAGTTCACCGACCTCCGGTTGCCCCGCGGGTGGCGTTGTTGGACTGCCGGAAGAAACCACCTCCCTGAAGCAAGCGTTCCTCGAACGACAGGGCAGTCTGAGCATGAAGTCGACGGCACAGAAAAGCATCCTGCAGCGATTCATCTCGCTTCACTCGACCTCCTCGTCCATCGTGGCATCGTCCAGCTCGTCGCAGCTGGGCAGCGAAGGCAATCTGCTTCATCCGTTGCAGCGCAAACTGTCCGAACCGAACGGTGGCGGATCGATGGGTCACATCTACAAACAGGGCAGTATTGATCTGGGATCACGCATCGCGAATCTGGACTATGCCGATCCAAAGACACTTTTCTTTCCACCTTCGTCGACAGCCGGTTCCACTGCGGCCCTTTCGACCGGCACCAACCAGAATGTTCTCATCAACCGAGTATCGATGCAGTCGGTTTCGATGGGCCATGGGCACGGGAACAACGATCAGCAGCGGGACTCGGTGCTGGCATCCAGTTCCTCCAATGATAGCGTGTGTGAAGAAATGAGCGCCACAGGCCCACCGGGGTACGATGATGACGAGAACTGCTGCTTCTACGAGCGAACCGTAGAGGAATGTCTCGAGCACGATTTCCGCGATTCGGCCGTCTACAGCGGCGATGACAACGAACGTCAACGGGGAACCAGCGGAGCGGTTGACGACCAACACCTGTACGAGACCCTTTCGCCAGTCGCTTCACCACGTACCAAGCGAAGGCCCAACACTGACGATCATCGACCGGTGGTGACGGGCGGAGAGGTTCACCAACGGATGTCCGGTCCTCCACCACCGATCCCCGTCAAACCGGCGCATCTTGGACAATGCAAACGTCAACATCCGGCCGCCATAATGACGAACTCGAGTGCAACTGCAGCgccggcagcagcatcaacaaagCCGGCCAACAGCCGTGGTTGGGTACTGCAGCAGGTTCGTCGATTTCAGTAA